A stretch of Chitinophagaceae bacterium DNA encodes these proteins:
- a CDS encoding SDR family oxidoreductase, whose product MSVQKKESSIIPPSGDGGFHTKDLTHSSFLVTGGAGFIGSHIAEYLLKHGAKKVRVLDNLSNGFQSNLDILKNYPAFEFMEGDIRNPDTCHHACTGMDYVSHQAALGSVPRSIKEPVYFNEVNVGGFVNMLKASVDNNIKQFVYASSSSVYGDEPTLPKQEDRVGKCLSPYAATKKTNELYAQVFADVYGIKLLGLRYFNIFGPRQDPDGAYAAVIPLFVKSIMKQTPVYINGDGGQTRDFTYVDNAVQINIKGMLTDNAAALNKVYNVAIGENFSVNYLYQACCDQLHSDAAPVYRESRAGDIRNSLADISLAKKLLDYQPTRKFEDGLAETIEFFKKKYS is encoded by the coding sequence ATGAGTGTACAAAAAAAAGAATCGTCAATTATCCCCCCTTCAGGGGATGGGGGTTTTCATACAAAAGACCTTACGCATTCCTCTTTTCTGGTAACGGGTGGCGCCGGTTTCATCGGAAGCCATATAGCAGAATACTTATTGAAGCATGGGGCAAAAAAGGTGCGGGTGCTTGATAACCTGTCAAACGGGTTTCAATCCAATCTTGATATCCTGAAAAATTACCCGGCTTTTGAATTCATGGAAGGAGATATCCGTAACCCGGATACCTGCCACCATGCCTGTACAGGCATGGATTATGTAAGCCACCAGGCAGCGCTGGGTTCCGTACCAAGAAGTATCAAAGAGCCTGTTTACTTCAATGAAGTGAATGTGGGCGGCTTTGTGAATATGCTCAAAGCTTCTGTTGATAATAATATCAAACAATTTGTTTATGCCTCTTCTTCCTCCGTGTATGGCGATGAACCAACTTTACCAAAACAGGAAGACCGGGTGGGAAAATGTTTATCTCCCTATGCAGCCACCAAGAAGACAAACGAATTATATGCGCAGGTCTTTGCAGACGTTTACGGCATTAAGCTCCTGGGATTAAGGTACTTCAATATATTTGGCCCGCGCCAGGACCCCGACGGGGCCTATGCGGCCGTTATTCCCCTGTTTGTAAAAAGCATCATGAAGCAAACACCCGTTTATATCAATGGGGATGGTGGCCAGACCCGTGATTTTACTTATGTGGACAATGCGGTTCAGATAAATATCAAAGGAATGCTTACCGATAATGCAGCAGCGCTGAATAAGGTGTACAATGTGGCCATCGGTGAGAATTTTTCAGTGAATTACCTGTACCAGGCCTGCTGCGATCAGCTTCACAGTGATGCAGCCCCTGTTTACCGGGAATCCAGGGCAGGAGATATCCGGAATTCACTGGCTGATATCTCGCTGGCAAAAAAATTACTGGATTACCAGCCGACCCGGAAGTTTGAGGATGGCCTGGCTGAGACGATCGAATTCTTTAAGAAAAAATATTCCTGA
- a CDS encoding DUF2911 domain-containing protein — translation MLFRRSFLALTALLFSSISFSQILHTIADGGNKKASVSERIGITDVTIQYDRPAVKGREGKIWGELVHKGFADLGFGTSKAAPWRAGANENTTIYFSTDVTVEGKALPAGTYGLFMAMGDGDATIIFSKNSTSWGSYFYDPKEDALRVHVKTASLPESVERLRYEFMDEKENSAGIALLWEKLKIPFRVEVDYVKTQLESFRKELRNEKGFRWEAWVEAIDFCVQRNVNLEEALQWSDYAITGVFVGQRNFRTLGAKASVLAKLGKNAEAESLMKEAMPLATLQELHNYGRQLLREKKPVQALEAFKLNAQKNPNVYTTHMGLVRGYSANSDFRNALKYAKAAQPLAPDKANKDVLDGFIKMLEAGKDINQ, via the coding sequence ATGTTATTCAGAAGATCATTTCTTGCATTAACTGCATTGCTCTTTTCTTCAATTTCCTTTTCCCAGATTCTTCATACAATAGCCGATGGAGGTAATAAAAAGGCATCCGTATCGGAGCGTATCGGTATTACGGATGTAACCATTCAGTACGACCGGCCTGCTGTTAAGGGCAGGGAAGGTAAAATATGGGGGGAGCTTGTTCATAAAGGATTTGCCGATCTCGGGTTTGGAACGAGTAAAGCTGCGCCCTGGAGGGCAGGCGCCAACGAGAATACAACCATTTATTTCAGCACCGATGTGACGGTAGAAGGGAAAGCCTTGCCGGCCGGCACCTATGGTCTGTTCATGGCAATGGGAGACGGGGATGCAACCATCATCTTCAGCAAGAATTCCACTTCCTGGGGGTCTTATTTTTATGATCCAAAGGAAGATGCATTGCGGGTGCATGTTAAAACCGCTTCCTTGCCTGAAAGCGTGGAACGGTTGAGATATGAATTCATGGATGAGAAAGAGAACAGTGCCGGCATTGCATTGCTCTGGGAAAAGTTGAAGATACCTTTCCGGGTAGAGGTAGATTATGTTAAGACACAACTGGAATCTTTCCGGAAAGAGTTGCGGAACGAAAAGGGATTCCGCTGGGAAGCCTGGGTGGAAGCCATTGATTTCTGTGTGCAGCGGAATGTAAATCTTGAAGAAGCATTGCAGTGGAGTGATTATGCCATCACAGGCGTATTTGTAGGACAGCGGAATTTCAGGACGCTTGGTGCGAAAGCATCGGTATTGGCCAAACTGGGGAAAAATGCTGAAGCAGAATCCCTGATGAAAGAAGCCATGCCATTGGCCACCTTGCAGGAACTGCACAATTACGGAAGGCAATTGCTGCGGGAGAAAAAACCGGTACAGGCACTGGAAGCATTTAAACTGAATGCACAAAAGAATCCCAATGTTTATACCACGCACATGGGACTGGTGAGGGGCTATTCGGCCAACAGTGACTTCAGGAATGCATTGAAATACGCCAAAGCAGCCCAGCCACTGGCACCGGATAAGGCCAATAAAGATGTTCTTGATGGATTTATTAAAATGCTGGAAGCAGGAAAGGATATAAACCAGTGA
- the rfbD gene encoding dTDP-4-dehydrorhamnose reductase gives MKNNTHAVLVTGANGQLGNELKVIASRYPAYHFLFVSHKELAIDDFAAVTGFFAENPVAYCINCAAYTAVDKAEADAGSAFRINADAVANLARVCNEQDVQLIHISTDYVFDGNTDQPYKETDPASPLGIYGASKHIGETGALQNDPSSIIIRTSWLYSSFGNNFVKTMLRLMKERENINVVNDQFGCPTYAADLADAVIKIISSGISKPGIYHYCNEGITSWYEFALAIKELTNSVCTVNPIPTSAYPTAAKRPAYSVLDTSKIKATFGITIPGWKESLKNCIGLLK, from the coding sequence TTGAAAAATAATACCCATGCTGTTCTGGTTACCGGTGCAAACGGGCAACTGGGCAATGAACTGAAAGTCATTGCTTCCAGATACCCTGCGTACCATTTCCTGTTTGTTTCACACAAGGAACTGGCCATTGATGATTTTGCTGCGGTAACAGGATTCTTTGCTGAGAACCCCGTAGCATACTGCATCAATTGCGCAGCCTATACGGCTGTAGATAAGGCAGAAGCAGATGCCGGAAGCGCATTCCGCATCAATGCAGATGCGGTGGCAAACCTTGCCAGGGTATGCAATGAACAGGATGTTCAGCTCATCCATATATCCACCGACTATGTTTTTGACGGCAACACGGATCAGCCATACAAAGAAACAGATCCGGCCAGCCCCCTGGGAATCTATGGAGCTTCCAAGCACATAGGAGAAACAGGGGCTTTGCAAAACGATCCCTCCTCCATCATCATCCGGACATCCTGGTTGTATTCATCATTTGGGAACAACTTTGTAAAGACCATGCTGCGGTTGATGAAAGAACGGGAGAACATCAACGTGGTGAACGACCAGTTTGGCTGTCCTACCTATGCAGCAGACCTGGCAGATGCGGTCATCAAGATCATTTCATCGGGGATCAGCAAGCCGGGTATCTATCATTACTGCAATGAAGGCATCACCAGCTGGTATGAATTTGCTCTCGCCATTAAAGAATTAACCAATTCTGTATGTACCGTCAATCCAATTCCAACGTCCGCTTATCCCACGGCTGCAAAAAGACCGGCTTACTCGGTGCTGGATACCTCAAAGATCAAAGCAACATTTGGTATTACGATCCCCGGATGGAAAGAAAGTCTCAAAAATTGTATCGGGTTGTTGAAATAA
- the rfbC gene encoding dTDP-4-dehydrorhamnose 3,5-epimerase produces the protein MPFTKTEFPGLLIFEPVVYGDSRGHFFESYNEKVFAAEGIHMKFVQDNQSRSFHGVIRGLHYQLNPHAQTKLVRALSGNILDVVVDIRKGSPAFGKVFSTELSAENKKQLFIPAGFAHGFSVLSETAEVLYKCSAYYNKESEGGILYNDPVLNFDWKIPSGTEVVSGKDLENPSFANCKNNFVF, from the coding sequence ATGCCATTCACTAAAACAGAATTTCCAGGCTTGCTCATTTTTGAACCCGTAGTCTATGGAGACAGCCGTGGACATTTTTTTGAAAGCTATAATGAAAAGGTATTTGCCGCAGAAGGCATCCATATGAAATTTGTGCAGGACAACCAGTCAAGATCATTCCATGGGGTTATCCGTGGCCTGCACTACCAGCTGAACCCGCATGCGCAAACCAAATTAGTACGGGCATTAAGCGGAAATATCCTGGACGTGGTTGTTGATATACGCAAAGGATCCCCTGCATTTGGCAAGGTATTTTCAACAGAACTGTCTGCTGAAAATAAAAAACAGTTATTCATACCCGCTGGCTTTGCCCATGGCTTTTCGGTATTGAGTGAAACGGCTGAAGTGCTTTACAAATGCAGCGCCTATTATAATAAAGAATCGGAAGGCGGGATCCTGTACAATGACCCTGTTCTGAATTTTGACTGGAAGATACCCTCCGGCACGGAAGTGGTATCCGGCAAAGACCTGGAAAATCCCTCTTTTGCAAATTGTAAAAACAATTTTGTTTTTTGA